The Geoglobus acetivorans genome window below encodes:
- a CDS encoding PKD domain-containing protein — translation MRIRSRSDSRNPEKGVSFLVEYLILSIILMIFFSFIALQFNDLLGKAPISTAMDNQFQDVGNQIAVKLTDISLIAPENGYIKAKVFMPYTVGDYDFKAEFTQVGGEYVLKISSERAGKTQYVPINNLALKVIPVGSTFSITPVHEIEYSKYTHLMPTAVALAYPTTVEVGSNVTFDMTLSTGEGDLWFRWDFGDGSSYEAKYDPNNPSQSLVEYSYSAGGTYTATLTVWDSYGYSDTSNITIKVLNQTPNPFLFATKYIIPEITEPGNPVQIVIYLRGGGIIEQARNVSVMHVIDVSGSMDPDYFPYWNRYIGYTPYISMNGNVSPSKWEGSVYVDSSFDRLEIHAHSNSEDVDLWVKSPDGDFARAQYISSYVEKYKVNNPVEGNWTISVVADYPKDSDTVTVEVWKRSRGSWYLIASYNFVLAANPKTFSINVPDEVDDLKIKVTPINGSKELHTWIREPDGSLVGPYWSSYDEYYEDSSAQPGQYTIYVVADFPYGSQDFQIDSYIAKIDAVKIAAKTFNGLIKSSDQVGVAYFNTTSAYSPYYPKGEVIQSLTNDTYAANSSIDSLRAYGGTPMALGIKAAREELVANTTPGNIPVMIILSDGNPTITSDGVASETLAIQEALNEAEITKQTLVSNESILIYTIGFGSDANATLLQQIATSPDYYFFAATSEELENIYEQIAKELKEKAATNITITDVLTSNVTLSQPPPGANISTWGNQTVIQWNLTSIRINETWTASFEVVPAKEGLIKTNVFGLSNVTYLPWPFTGMNTTTIKLPAPDLNVTRISPEKVVLK, via the coding sequence ATGAGGATACGATCACGATCCGACTCACGTAACCCGGAAAAAGGAGTGTCATTCCTAGTTGAATACCTCATCCTATCGATAATTCTCATGATATTTTTCTCATTCATAGCACTACAATTCAACGACCTTCTTGGAAAGGCACCCATTTCCACAGCAATGGACAATCAGTTCCAAGACGTTGGAAACCAGATTGCCGTGAAACTCACGGACATTTCCCTGATCGCCCCAGAAAACGGTTACATAAAGGCAAAAGTATTCATGCCATACACCGTGGGAGATTATGATTTCAAAGCCGAGTTCACACAGGTGGGAGGAGAATATGTCCTCAAAATCTCATCAGAGAGGGCGGGAAAGACACAATACGTGCCGATAAATAACTTAGCATTAAAGGTCATACCGGTAGGATCAACCTTCAGCATAACACCAGTTCACGAAATTGAATATTCCAAATACACCCACCTGATGCCCACAGCGGTCGCGCTGGCGTATCCAACAACTGTGGAAGTTGGCAGCAACGTTACCTTTGATATGACTCTCTCCACCGGAGAGGGCGATCTGTGGTTCAGGTGGGATTTTGGTGACGGGAGCAGTTACGAAGCGAAGTATGATCCGAACAATCCGTCTCAGTCCTTAGTTGAGTACTCGTATTCTGCCGGAGGCACATATACGGCAACCCTTACGGTATGGGATAGTTATGGATACTCAGATACTAGCAATATCACAATTAAAGTCCTTAACCAGACACCCAATCCATTCCTCTTTGCCACCAAATACATCATTCCCGAAATCACCGAACCCGGCAACCCCGTTCAAATCGTGATTTACCTCCGGGGTGGTGGAATTATAGAGCAGGCGAGAAACGTGAGCGTGATGCATGTTATTGACGTTTCGGGAAGTATGGATCCAGATTATTTCCCTTACTGGAACAGATACATTGGTTATACGCCATACATATCTATGAACGGGAATGTTTCGCCTTCAAAATGGGAAGGCAGCGTGTATGTAGACAGCTCATTTGACAGACTCGAAATACATGCCCATTCTAACAGCGAGGATGTGGACCTCTGGGTTAAATCTCCAGACGGAGACTTTGCCAGAGCCCAATATATATCTAGTTACGTAGAAAAGTACAAAGTGAACAATCCGGTTGAGGGTAACTGGACCATCAGCGTTGTTGCAGACTATCCAAAAGACAGCGATACTGTAACGGTAGAGGTCTGGAAAAGAAGTAGGGGGAGCTGGTATCTCATTGCCTCATATAACTTTGTACTGGCTGCAAATCCGAAAACATTCAGCATAAATGTACCCGATGAGGTTGATGACCTGAAAATCAAAGTTACGCCGATTAACGGGAGCAAAGAACTCCACACATGGATAAGAGAGCCAGATGGGTCTTTGGTTGGTCCCTACTGGTCATCCTATGACGAATATTATGAGGATTCGAGCGCCCAGCCAGGACAATATACTATCTACGTTGTGGCCGATTTCCCATACGGATCCCAAGATTTCCAGATTGATTCATACATCGCCAAGATTGACGCAGTTAAAATTGCGGCAAAAACGTTCAATGGACTCATAAAGAGTAGTGACCAAGTAGGCGTTGCCTATTTCAATACGACCTCTGCATATAGTCCATATTATCCGAAAGGAGAAGTTATCCAAAGCCTAACAAATGATACATACGCTGCAAACTCCAGTATTGACAGTTTAAGGGCTTACGGAGGGACTCCTATGGCTTTAGGCATAAAGGCCGCAAGAGAGGAACTTGTTGCAAACACCACCCCCGGAAATATACCCGTCATGATTATACTCTCAGACGGTAACCCCACCATAACGTCCGACGGTGTGGCTTCTGAAACCCTTGCAATTCAGGAAGCCCTGAACGAAGCAGAAATAACCAAGCAGACACTTGTGAGCAACGAATCCATACTGATTTACACAATTGGATTCGGCAGCGATGCCAACGCAACACTCCTACAGCAGATAGCCACATCTCCTGACTACTACTTCTTTGCAGCAACGTCAGAAGAGCTTGAGAACATATACGAACAGATTGCAAAGGAGCTTAAGGAGAAGGCTGCTACGAACATAACCATCACAGACGTGCTCACGTCCAATGTTACCCTTTCTCAGCCTCCACCTGGCGCCAACATCAGCACTTGGGGCAACCAGACAGTAATTCAGTGGAACCTGACGAGCATAAGAATAAATGAGACCTGGACTGCGAGCTTTGAGGTTGTGCCTGCCAAGGAAGGGCTGATAAAGACGAACGTTTTTGGTCTATCAAACGTGACGTATCTACCGTGGCCGTTTACAGGAATGAATACTACGACTATCAAACTGCCTGCCCCAGACCTGAACGTAACGAGAATAAGTCCGGAAAAGGTTGTGTTAAAATGA
- a CDS encoding DUF7289 family protein, whose translation MRDDGVSDVLDAILIIAMMVITISILLLYGMPVIDTHQKVIRERNAVSQLVYLNEQISKVSADVFPVTSTKFALSGGSLSITDGTRITITVRNSSGVVFQMSDDLKSIEYSSTGFSMAIENGGVLGDAIVSHPKMYLENGNLSVALYKIVGTGSAGGGLGGGIINVVLKFNTTETHVFNESGNLTMELKTKYVNAWTRFLSNLGNVSVDGDEIEITIPFNRLVLTKYVVDVRFT comes from the coding sequence ATGAGGGATGATGGCGTTTCGGATGTCCTGGATGCAATACTGATTATTGCTATGATGGTCATAACAATCTCCATCCTGCTCCTGTACGGAATGCCCGTAATTGACACCCATCAGAAGGTCATCAGGGAGAGAAACGCTGTTTCTCAGCTTGTATATCTGAACGAACAGATATCCAAGGTATCAGCAGATGTCTTTCCCGTTACAAGCACAAAATTCGCACTCTCTGGTGGATCCCTGTCAATAACCGACGGGACACGCATAACAATCACGGTCAGGAACTCGAGCGGAGTGGTGTTCCAGATGAGCGATGACCTCAAATCCATAGAGTATTCCAGCACCGGTTTTTCAATGGCAATAGAGAACGGTGGAGTCCTTGGAGACGCTATCGTCTCGCATCCAAAGATGTATCTGGAAAACGGCAACCTGAGCGTGGCGTTGTACAAGATAGTCGGCACGGGATCAGCAGGTGGTGGTCTGGGCGGAGGAATCATAAACGTAGTTCTGAAATTCAACACAACAGAGACACATGTTTTCAACGAATCCGGAAATCTAACAATGGAATTGAAGACAAAATACGTCAACGCCTGGACTAGGTTCCTGTCAAATCTGGGTAACGTGAGCGTGGATGGTGACGAGATTGAGATAACCATACCATTCAACAGGCTGGTGTTGACAAAATACGTTGTGGATGTGAGGTTCACATGA
- a CDS encoding response regulator, with protein sequence MKILIVDDDMTVRELLRVILKDYTTFEADDGEKAVRMYQELKPDIVLMDLFMPKMDGIEATRKILEIDPEAVVIGVTAFHSNKGDELMKAGAKEIISKPFTRKWIVEAISRYAKV encoded by the coding sequence ATGAAAATCCTGATTGTCGATGATGACATGACCGTTCGGGAACTCCTCAGGGTAATTCTGAAGGATTACACAACATTTGAGGCAGATGATGGTGAGAAAGCCGTCAGGATGTATCAGGAGCTGAAACCAGACATCGTGCTGATGGATCTATTCATGCCAAAAATGGACGGTATAGAGGCAACCAGGAAAATTCTTGAGATTGATCCTGAGGCAGTTGTCATCGGTGTAACTGCTTTTCATTCCAACAAGGGAGATGAATTGATGAAAGCTGGAGCCAAGGAGATAATTTCAAAGCCCTTCACGAGAAAGTGGATTGTGGAAGCGATTTCCAGGTATGCAAAGGTGTAG
- a CDS encoding PAS domain S-box protein, with the protein MDCDKFDEKFWKTIVNKSLAGIYIHDTDFKLIYVNEIVERATKFTKEELMKKSLYDLVHPDDLSLIKSEVLKVFNGEATNYECRYIRKDGKVRWVWGYVLPIECDDEILALGNWIDITRKKHLENRLKENNELFRVLVDDSPNPAYILQDDKVAYVNQSLLNLTGYTREELSKIHPLELVHPEDREMVERRYRERLEGKRGVETYSWRILTKDGNVYWVTGRPSRINYRGKPAVASILVDTTDLHRLTEMLKKKNEYLALVNKILRHDILNDITVIRAAFELGEEKLKESALKKLDRIESLIKESKAIEEAIGETYTINISDYIREITKGYEDLADIQYSLTNVFVKANESIKSVIDNLLRNAVMHSNSDDIKITIETFVNGRYGVFRIIDNGKGIPDEIKDKIFEEGFSTVGGTGIGLFIAKKVVELLGGEIKVYDNTPSGAIFEVRLKRY; encoded by the coding sequence ATGGACTGTGATAAATTCGACGAAAAGTTCTGGAAAACAATAGTAAATAAATCGCTAGCTGGAATATACATTCATGACACTGACTTCAAACTAATATATGTCAATGAAATAGTGGAGAGGGCCACTAAATTCACAAAAGAAGAGTTGATGAAAAAATCACTATATGACCTCGTACACCCGGATGATTTAAGCTTAATTAAAAGCGAAGTTCTCAAAGTATTCAATGGTGAAGCAACTAACTATGAGTGCAGATACATCAGAAAAGACGGAAAGGTCAGATGGGTGTGGGGCTACGTTCTCCCGATAGAATGTGACGATGAAATACTGGCTTTAGGGAACTGGATAGACATAACACGGAAAAAACATCTTGAAAATAGGCTTAAAGAAAATAATGAACTATTTCGGGTTCTGGTTGACGATTCCCCAAATCCCGCATACATACTCCAAGATGATAAAGTTGCTTACGTTAATCAAAGCCTATTGAACTTAACAGGATACACTCGAGAAGAACTTTCCAAAATACACCCTCTCGAACTTGTCCATCCTGAAGACAGAGAGATGGTCGAAAGAAGATATAGGGAGCGACTTGAGGGCAAAAGGGGTGTTGAAACATATTCCTGGAGAATTCTCACAAAAGACGGAAACGTATACTGGGTGACCGGGAGGCCCTCAAGAATAAATTATCGCGGGAAACCCGCCGTTGCAAGCATTCTCGTCGATACCACAGACCTTCACAGGCTCACGGAAATGCTTAAAAAGAAGAACGAGTATCTGGCGCTTGTAAATAAAATCCTCAGACATGACATCCTAAACGATATTACAGTTATCAGGGCGGCATTTGAACTCGGTGAAGAAAAACTCAAAGAGAGTGCTCTGAAAAAGCTCGATAGAATTGAATCACTTATAAAAGAGTCGAAAGCCATAGAAGAGGCAATCGGTGAAACTTACACCATAAACATCTCAGACTATATAAGAGAAATAACCAAGGGCTATGAAGACCTTGCAGATATTCAGTATTCACTTACAAATGTTTTTGTAAAGGCAAATGAATCAATAAAATCGGTGATAGACAATCTGCTGAGAAACGCAGTTATGCACAGTAACAGCGATGATATTAAAATAACGATCGAAACTTTCGTTAACGGGAGATATGGCGTTTTCAGAATAATAGACAACGGAAAAGGCATACCAGATGAGATAAAAGACAAAATCTTCGAGGAAGGTTTTTCGACGGTTGGAGGGACAGGAATAGGGTTGTTTATTGCAAAAAAGGTTGTTGAACTTCTGGGAGGAGAGATAAAGGTGTACGACAATACCCCAAGTGGCGCCATTTTCGAAGTCAGACTGAAGAGATACTGA
- a CDS encoding DUF7288 family protein produces MMTLESIIAAVLILSVAYFLFQSTMIISPISDEVVFVQIKQYGDDALMVLNNESGTKDTLQYALKHINNTYRADDLINSLKKLLPDYIDFHLQVYYLNHTTGKIQVYNITNKIPTSTTVTASTYVVIKNGEFVDDSPFKFNSTDVEGTDSNTPVLFEVRLTLWRV; encoded by the coding sequence ATGATGACACTGGAGAGCATAATAGCGGCAGTTCTCATCCTTAGTGTGGCCTATTTCCTCTTCCAGAGTACGATGATAATTTCACCCATATCAGATGAGGTCGTTTTCGTCCAGATTAAACAGTATGGAGATGATGCCCTTATGGTCCTCAACAACGAATCCGGCACAAAAGACACGCTCCAGTATGCTCTAAAGCACATCAACAACACATACAGGGCGGATGATCTCATCAACAGCCTTAAAAAACTCCTGCCGGACTATATCGACTTTCATCTCCAAGTATACTATCTGAATCACACCACCGGTAAAATCCAGGTATACAACATAACGAATAAGATTCCCACCTCAACCACCGTAACAGCTTCAACCTACGTCGTCATAAAAAATGGAGAGTTTGTCGACGACTCGCCCTTCAAGTTCAATTCAACCGATGTGGAGGGGACAGACAGTAACACCCCAGTGCTGTTCGAGGTTAGACTAACCCTTTGGAGGGTGTGA
- a CDS encoding DUF7289 family protein, translated as MNSKGVSEIVGYIIIFGIAISAITTIYIHVNSMVNDAKEDVRFESMLQGFRKIQDAVESVVYGKSTKKEVRIVLSGGTLQVSSDANLNTRVIINNSTAFESTDILGGVEYRYPNYIMAFENGGVWVKSFNKTTIMSNPRIFIYKKNVNNETIVFVAITSIRGNGSTGGEGSVTLMFELNSAEINLFNQSGYLYMSINSSYADAWKSYFDDLRGYTNNTVLQTNLSGSTLNITMYFDRLVLAKYSISAGIQ; from the coding sequence ATGAACAGCAAAGGTGTTTCTGAAATTGTGGGATACATCATAATATTCGGAATAGCCATCTCAGCTATCACGACGATTTACATCCACGTAAATTCAATGGTAAATGACGCCAAAGAAGATGTGAGATTCGAGAGCATGCTCCAGGGATTCAGAAAAATACAGGATGCAGTCGAAAGCGTTGTATATGGAAAAAGCACCAAAAAAGAGGTTAGAATCGTACTGAGCGGTGGCACATTGCAGGTGTCATCAGATGCAAACCTGAATACCAGAGTCATCATAAATAATTCAACGGCTTTTGAATCAACAGACATACTTGGAGGTGTGGAATACCGCTACCCGAACTACATAATGGCCTTTGAAAACGGTGGTGTGTGGGTAAAGTCATTCAACAAAACCACAATAATGTCAAATCCCAGAATATTCATCTACAAAAAGAACGTGAATAACGAAACAATCGTTTTCGTGGCAATTACATCAATCAGAGGGAATGGGTCTACAGGAGGTGAAGGATCGGTAACACTGATGTTTGAACTGAATTCCGCTGAAATAAACCTCTTCAACCAGAGCGGATACCTATATATGAGCATAAACTCAAGCTATGCCGACGCATGGAAGAGTTACTTCGATGACCTGAGGGGATACACAAACAACACGGTCCTGCAGACAAATCTCTCGGGCAGCACACTTAACATTACAATGTACTTCGACAGACTTGTTCTTGCAAAGTACAGCATCAGCGCAGGAATCCAGTGA